One window of the Triticum dicoccoides isolate Atlit2015 ecotype Zavitan chromosome 3B, WEW_v2.0, whole genome shotgun sequence genome contains the following:
- the LOC119274703 gene encoding uncharacterized protein LOC119274703, with protein sequence MAMLKKNTNSLMCCGFAAALMVVMAATLLVFSCDAREEMDDLAASFVPASCYSNYFPHCTDHRCKKFCGGAREPPVPGAFCNDRSNCCCPVS encoded by the exons ATGGCGATGCTGAAGAAGAACACGAACTCCCTGATGTGCTGCGGCTTCGCGGCCGCCCTCATGGTGGTCATGGCTGCCACCCTCCTCGTCTTCTCATGCGATGCCCGCGAAGAG ATGGATGATCTTGCTGCTTCTTTTGTGCCGGCGTCGTGCTACTCCAACTACTTCCCACACTGCACCGACCACCGGTGCAAGAAGTTCTGCGGCGGCGCCCGCGAGCCGCCGGTCCCCGGAGCCTTCTGCAACGACCGAAGCAACTGCTGCTGCCCCGTTAGTTGA